From Verrucomicrobiota bacterium, a single genomic window includes:
- a CDS encoding GuaB3 family IMP dehydrogenase-related protein gives MGMWIGRNRKARVTYGFDEIALVPGEVTINPNEVNTRFEIPRKDGSAITLKIPIIASAMDGVTDVKFCVEMGKLGGLGVINLEGVQTRYENPSEVLEKVVKADKDEVTTLIQRIYLEPIKEKLITKRIQELKKAGVLAAVSSIPQKADRFGAIAQEAGADVFVVQSTVSTVKHISTEYKSLELEAFIKSMKIPVLIGNAVTYSVTLELMGCGVAGVLIGVGPGAACTSRGVLGLGVPQVTATVDCAAARDMHHKKTGNYIPIITDGGMSKGGDVCKALACGSDAVMVGSAFARAKEAPGQGNHWGMATPHANLPRGTRIKVGVTGSLKQILFGPASVDDGSQNLVGAITTCMGNVGAATIRQFQETEIIIAPSIKTEGKLFQTVQSVGMGTR, from the coding sequence ATGGGAATGTGGATAGGCCGTAACCGAAAAGCCCGCGTCACTTACGGGTTTGACGAAATTGCGCTCGTGCCGGGTGAAGTGACCATCAATCCAAACGAGGTGAACACCCGTTTTGAAATCCCGCGCAAGGACGGCAGCGCCATCACGCTCAAGATTCCCATCATCGCCAGCGCCATGGACGGCGTGACCGATGTGAAATTCTGCGTGGAGATGGGTAAGCTCGGCGGTTTGGGCGTCATCAATCTCGAAGGCGTGCAGACCCGTTATGAGAATCCGTCCGAAGTGCTGGAGAAGGTCGTCAAGGCGGACAAGGACGAAGTCACCACGCTCATTCAAAGAATCTACCTGGAGCCGATCAAGGAGAAACTCATCACCAAACGCATCCAGGAATTAAAAAAGGCCGGCGTGCTGGCGGCCGTCAGTTCCATCCCCCAAAAGGCCGACCGGTTTGGCGCGATTGCCCAGGAAGCGGGCGCGGACGTTTTTGTCGTGCAATCCACCGTCTCCACCGTGAAGCACATTTCGACGGAATACAAATCGCTCGAGCTTGAGGCGTTCATCAAAAGCATGAAAATCCCTGTGCTCATCGGGAATGCCGTCACCTACAGCGTGACTTTGGAGTTGATGGGGTGCGGGGTGGCCGGTGTGCTGATCGGTGTGGGGCCGGGCGCGGCCTGCACCAGCCGCGGCGTGCTCGGTCTCGGGGTGCCGCAAGTCACGGCCACGGTCGATTGCGCCGCCGCCCGCGACATGCACCACAAGAAAACCGGCAATTACATTCCCATCATCACCGACGGCGGCATGAGCAAAGGCGGCGATGTTTGCAAAGCGCTGGCCTGCGGCTCGGACGCCGTCATGGTCGGGAGCGCATTTGCGCGCGCCAAGGAAGCGCCGGGGCAGGGGAATCATTGGGGCATGGCCACGCCGCACGCGAACCTGCCGCGCGGCACGCGCATCAAGGTCGGCGTGACCGGATCGCTGAAGCAAATCCTGTTTGGCCCGGCGAGCGTCGATGACGGATCGCAGAATCTGGTTGGCGCAATTACGACTTGCATGGGCAACGTGGGTGCGGCAACCATAAGGCAGTTTCAAGAAACTGAAATCATCATCGCGCCCAGCATCAAGACCGAAGGCAAACTCTTTCAAACGGTGCAAAGTGTCGGGATGGGAACGCGATAA
- a CDS encoding energy transducer TonB, whose amino-acid sequence MIPATVEPAMWPRVRWWLAVIFVLLVQVGLVYWLSDRSVVTPRPPASVPAVFLVQDALVRLPTVTDPLLFSPANPNGFSGGVWSKTPKLEFHLADWTAPPSLLGLQTRQLGNAFTKFVRTNNTSSFTVADNPEPRLSSPELFLTVTPVPTQSELRVEGELLQRTFASPMVLTNWPGTNILTPTVVQVMVDLDGKTVSASVLSKSGSTDADKQALNLAKAARYSSIRNHGASQSPVSKLTWGRLIFEWHTVALPPAGPPPRKP is encoded by the coding sequence ATGATCCCTGCGACCGTTGAACCGGCGATGTGGCCGCGCGTCCGCTGGTGGCTCGCCGTTATTTTTGTCCTGCTCGTCCAGGTGGGTCTGGTGTACTGGCTGTCCGACCGCTCCGTCGTCACACCGCGCCCCCCCGCAAGCGTGCCGGCGGTTTTTCTGGTGCAAGATGCGCTGGTCAGGTTACCGACCGTGACCGACCCGTTGCTCTTTTCACCGGCTAATCCCAATGGTTTCTCCGGCGGTGTCTGGTCGAAAACGCCCAAGCTGGAATTTCATCTGGCGGATTGGACGGCCCCGCCGAGTTTGTTGGGCTTGCAAACTCGGCAACTCGGCAATGCCTTCACCAAGTTTGTCCGGACCAACAACACTTCGTCTTTCACCGTCGCAGACAACCCCGAACCACGCCTGTCGTCACCAGAACTTTTCCTGACCGTGACACCCGTACCCACACAGTCGGAGTTGAGGGTCGAAGGCGAACTGTTGCAGCGAACGTTTGCGTCACCAATGGTTTTGACCAATTGGCCGGGCACCAACATCCTCACTCCGACCGTGGTGCAAGTCATGGTGGACTTGGACGGCAAGACTGTCTCGGCAAGTGTGCTGTCCAAGAGCGGTTCGACAGACGCCGACAAACAGGCGTTGAACTTGGCCAAAGCGGCACGCTATAGTTCCATCCGCAACCACGGGGCGAGTCAATCGCCCGTCAGCAAGTTGACTTGGGGTCGGCTGATTTTTGAATGGCACACGGTGGCGTTGCCGCCAGCCGGTCCGCCGCCCCGAAAACCCTGA
- a CDS encoding biopolymer transporter ExbD produces MKFSRNAKIFRGQLDAAPFAGVFFLFVIFLVLASLVYTPGVRIQLPAAADLAGTDHPTIAVAVDKNGQLYFENQLIQEAQLKNRLKAAVQKSTEPLTLVVLADVEVKYTDQVRLLLLAREVGIKEALLATRPRAFASSPAGPTPP; encoded by the coding sequence ATGAAATTCTCGCGCAACGCCAAAATCTTTCGCGGACAGCTCGATGCCGCGCCGTTTGCGGGAGTGTTTTTCTTGTTTGTGATTTTTCTGGTGCTGGCTTCGCTGGTGTACACTCCCGGCGTGCGAATTCAGTTACCGGCGGCAGCGGACCTAGCCGGCACCGACCATCCCACGATCGCCGTGGCGGTTGATAAGAACGGACAACTTTATTTTGAAAACCAGTTGATTCAGGAAGCGCAACTGAAAAACCGCTTGAAAGCCGCCGTTCAAAAATCCACCGAACCGCTGACGCTCGTGGTGCTGGCTGATGTGGAGGTGAAATACACAGACCAGGTCCGCCTGCTGTTGCTGGCGCGGGAAGTCGGCATCAAAGAAGCGCTGCTGGCCACGCGACCGCGCGCATTTGCTTCGTCACCCGCCGGCCCGACACCTCCATGA
- a CDS encoding MotA/TolQ/ExbB proton channel family protein — MLPMLLSNGGPMLWLILVTSAVAVVVFVERVLHYHRAQINSTEFLNGVRNVLKRENVVEALSICDATPGPVARLVKTAILNRDHGRERVRESLDDAGLAEVPRLEEKLNLLATIAQIAPLLGLLGTVLGFITMFSQMEAKGLNANVADLSNGIWQALICTAAGLAVAIPSYAGYNYLVSRVNDIVLDMEKAATEIVNIVDEPSDEKSS; from the coding sequence ATGTTGCCCATGTTGTTGTCGAATGGCGGGCCGATGCTTTGGCTGATCCTGGTCACCAGCGCGGTGGCGGTGGTAGTATTTGTGGAGCGCGTGCTGCATTATCACCGCGCGCAAATCAATTCCACCGAGTTTCTCAACGGCGTGCGCAACGTGTTGAAACGCGAAAATGTCGTGGAGGCGTTGTCGATCTGTGACGCCACCCCCGGCCCAGTGGCGCGATTAGTGAAGACGGCGATTTTAAATCGCGACCACGGCCGCGAGCGCGTCCGGGAATCGCTGGACGACGCGGGGCTGGCGGAAGTGCCGCGGTTGGAGGAAAAGTTGAATCTGCTGGCGACGATTGCGCAGATTGCACCGCTCCTGGGTTTGCTGGGAACGGTGTTGGGCTTCATCACCATGTTCTCGCAGATGGAGGCCAAGGGATTGAATGCGAACGTGGCCGATCTTTCGAATGGGATCTGGCAGGCGCTCATCTGCACGGCGGCGGGACTGGCCGTGGCGATTCCCAGTTATGCGGGCTACAATTATCTGGTCAGCCGCGTCAATGACATCGTGCTGGACATGGAGAAGGCGGCCACGGAAATCGTCAATATTGTGGATGAACCGTCCGACGAGAAGTCGTCATGA
- a CDS encoding dUTP diphosphatase, translating into METPDQLRELFRMQKSLNERIGVKTDAMSEAEKTKWVLNYCRAMTQEIAELTDSVPWKWWAKYQKFDEQNARVEVVDLFHFLISLAQVLGMSADDVFNAYVKKNEVNFKRQESGYTQKDEHDSKHI; encoded by the coding sequence ATGGAAACGCCCGATCAACTCCGTGAACTGTTCCGCATGCAGAAATCCCTCAATGAACGCATCGGCGTGAAAACCGACGCCATGAGCGAGGCCGAAAAAACCAAGTGGGTCTTGAACTATTGCCGCGCGATGACCCAGGAAATCGCCGAGTTGACGGACAGCGTCCCGTGGAAGTGGTGGGCCAAATATCAGAAGTTTGATGAGCAGAACGCGCGCGTGGAGGTGGTTGATCTTTTCCATTTCCTCATCAGTCTGGCGCAGGTCCTCGGCATGAGTGCGGACGACGTCTTCAACGCCTACGTCAAAAAGAACGAGGTGAATTTCAAGCGGCAGGAAAGTGGTTACACGCAGAAGGACGAGCACGACTCGAAACACATCTGA
- the hpt gene encoding hypoxanthine phosphoribosyltransferase encodes MAREIERDFYKREMVVVSLLSGTVMFLADLIRHLSLPLRLDFIGVSSYGLGTESGELVFTKELRLDVQGRDVLLVDDILDTGKTLSRVLEKLRALEPRRIKTCVLLNKGTRRVEDVSADYVGFEIPDLFVVGYGLDFAERYRNLPFVGVLKPALYQSHQS; translated from the coding sequence ATGGCACGCGAGATTGAGCGTGATTTTTACAAACGGGAGATGGTCGTGGTTTCTTTGCTGAGCGGCACGGTGATGTTTCTGGCGGATTTGATCCGGCACTTGTCGCTGCCGCTGCGGCTGGATTTCATCGGCGTTTCCAGTTATGGCTTGGGGACGGAGTCAGGCGAACTGGTTTTCACCAAGGAATTGCGGCTGGATGTTCAAGGCCGCGACGTTTTGCTGGTCGATGACATTCTGGACACCGGCAAAACTCTTTCACGCGTGCTGGAAAAACTGCGCGCCCTCGAACCGCGCCGGATAAAAACCTGCGTGTTGCTCAACAAAGGCACGCGTCGTGTTGAGGATGTGAGCGCGGACTACGTCGGATTTGAGATTCCCGATTTGTTTGTGGTCGGCTACGGATTGGATTTCGCCGAGCGTTATCGCAACCTGCCGTTCGTCGGCGTGTTGAAACCGGCGTTGTATCAATCGCATCAGAGTTAA
- a CDS encoding GNAT family N-acetyltransferase: MRPPTLPIPQRLQTGRLVLVAPRRGDGQEVNQAVRESFRELHRWMPWAKQRPTMEETESFCRKAARDISARQEFSFLLRLRDGGVLVGAGGLVRGDWSVPKFEIGYWLRTKFIGHGFATEAAKVLTAFARRHLRVRRLEIRIDPRNTRSAAVARRAGFKLEAILRQDARDNRGRLRDTQVFVKLF; the protein is encoded by the coding sequence GTGCGCCCTCCGACTCTACCAATCCCCCAGCGACTCCAAACCGGGCGTCTCGTGCTCGTTGCGCCGCGTCGAGGGGATGGCCAGGAGGTCAATCAGGCTGTCCGCGAGTCGTTTCGTGAACTGCACCGATGGATGCCTTGGGCCAAACAGCGGCCAACAATGGAGGAGACTGAGTCGTTCTGCAGGAAGGCGGCGAGGGATATTTCCGCGCGCCAGGAATTTTCCTTTTTATTGCGTCTGCGAGATGGCGGCGTACTGGTGGGTGCGGGAGGCTTGGTGCGCGGAGATTGGTCAGTGCCAAAGTTCGAAATTGGCTATTGGCTGAGGACGAAATTCATCGGGCACGGCTTCGCCACGGAAGCTGCCAAAGTGCTGACGGCGTTTGCACGGCGTCATCTGCGCGTGCGGCGGCTGGAAATCAGGATCGACCCGCGCAATACACGCAGCGCAGCGGTGGCAAGACGCGCGGGCTTCAAATTGGAGGCCATTTTGCGTCAGGACGCACGCGATAACCGTGGGCGCTTGCGCGACACGCAGGTTTTTGTGAAATTGTTCTGA
- a CDS encoding MoaD/ThiS family protein, whose amino-acid sequence MNVEVQFYSYFKELTGCAQTKETVADGSTLGDLFKQLMIRFPKLTAMERSTLIAVGVDYQDRSYVLKDGDEVSLFPPVQGG is encoded by the coding sequence ATGAACGTCGAAGTCCAGTTTTATTCCTATTTCAAAGAGCTGACCGGCTGTGCACAAACCAAGGAAACAGTGGCGGACGGCAGCACCCTCGGCGATCTATTCAAACAGTTGATGATTCGTTTCCCCAAACTGACCGCGATGGAACGATCCACCCTCATCGCCGTCGGGGTTGATTATCAGGATCGCAGTTATGTTTTGAAAGACGGCGATGAAGTCTCGCTGTTTCCGCCCGTTCAGGGAGGATGA
- a CDS encoding molybdenum cofactor biosynthesis protein MoaE, whose protein sequence is MNRTLTITTDPIHEATLLSARAMSPGMGAAIYFLGVVRESEEGANILAIDYEAFPRMVEHQFEIIFQQIEKRWLIESVRLVHRIGVVKVNEPSLWVEVIAPHREEAFAACQWLIDEMKRTVPIWKRPLAP, encoded by the coding sequence GTGAACCGCACGCTTACCATCACCACCGATCCGATCCACGAAGCGACGTTATTGAGCGCCCGCGCGATGTCCCCCGGCATGGGCGCGGCGATTTATTTTCTTGGCGTCGTGCGCGAGAGTGAAGAGGGCGCGAACATTTTGGCGATTGATTACGAGGCATTTCCAAGAATGGTCGAGCACCAGTTTGAAATCATCTTCCAGCAAATCGAAAAGCGCTGGTTGATCGAATCTGTACGGCTAGTTCATCGCATTGGCGTGGTCAAGGTGAACGAGCCGTCGTTATGGGTGGAAGTCATTGCTCCACATCGCGAGGAAGCATTCGCCGCCTGCCAATGGCTGATCGACGAGATGAAACGCACCGTGCCGATTTGGAAACGCCCGCTCGCTCCGTAA
- a CDS encoding DUF3455 domain-containing protein, which produces MKSSQTGSAQSGFFPTSTFALSAVALLLLASPTTMQAGNDNRAPEVPVSLQVPDGNKVSFHAYAVGVQIYVATASPTDPTKFVWTFQAPEAVLFDADGNVVGLHYSGPTWESQSGSKVVGARLASTTVDASAIPWLLLQAKSTEGPGILEHTTYIQRVNTTGGLAPTAAPTAPDQEARAPYTAEYFFYRATQ; this is translated from the coding sequence ATGAAAAGTTCACAAACCGGAAGCGCCCAATCAGGCTTCTTCCCAACGAGCACATTCGCGCTGTCCGCAGTGGCTTTGCTGCTGCTCGCGTCCCCCACAACCATGCAAGCGGGCAACGACAACCGCGCACCAGAGGTGCCTGTCAGCCTGCAAGTGCCCGACGGCAACAAGGTATCGTTCCACGCCTACGCCGTGGGCGTGCAGATCTACGTCGCAACAGCATCGCCGACGGATCCAACGAAGTTTGTCTGGACGTTCCAAGCTCCAGAAGCCGTGTTGTTCGACGCGGACGGAAACGTGGTGGGGCTTCACTATTCCGGCCCCACCTGGGAAAGCCAGAGCGGCAGCAAAGTCGTCGGCGCGCGCTTGGCCAGCACGACGGTGGACGCCAGCGCCATCCCGTGGTTGCTCCTTCAGGCGAAGTCCACGGAAGGTCCGGGAATTCTCGAACACACGACCTACATCCAGCGCGTGAACACCACGGGCGGACTGGCCCCAACCGCTGCGCCCACAGCGCCGGATCAAGAAGCGCGCGCGCCGTACACGGCGGAGTATTTCTTCTATCGCGCAACACAATGA